A genomic region of Methanosarcina thermophila TM-1 contains the following coding sequences:
- a CDS encoding HDIG domain-containing metalloprotein, producing the protein MITRDEAIQLLEENGCAPNVIEHCKEVASLAVEMANKAIAAGHKVNLEMVEIGALLHDFGRCKTHKIDHAAEGYRLAKNIGIDSEISEIIKRHIGAGISKEEARKLGLPEDDYFPRSLEEKIVAHADNLVKGTRRITTTERIALMRKQEVPEIVIQRVNKLAEEVEGLFS; encoded by the coding sequence TTGATTACGCGAGACGAAGCAATACAACTACTTGAAGAAAATGGATGTGCTCCTAACGTTATCGAGCACTGTAAGGAAGTTGCGTCGCTTGCAGTCGAGATGGCAAATAAGGCAATAGCAGCAGGACATAAAGTAAACCTGGAAATGGTAGAAATTGGGGCTCTATTGCATGACTTTGGAAGATGTAAAACTCATAAAATCGATCATGCGGCAGAAGGGTACAGGCTAGCCAAGAACATAGGAATAGATTCTGAGATTTCCGAAATAATAAAAAGACATATAGGAGCAGGAATCTCAAAAGAAGAGGCAAGAAAATTAGGGCTTCCTGAAGATGACTATTTCCCGCGAAGCCTGGAAGAAAAAATCGTTGCCCATGCCGATAACCTTGTTAAGGGAACGCGCAGAATAACCACAACTGAGCGGATTGCGCTCATGCGCAAGCAAGAAGTACCTGAAATTGTAATTCAAAGGGTAAATAAACTTGCTGAAGAGGTAGAAGGACTTTTCAGCTAA
- a CDS encoding replication/maintenance protein RepL, which yields MVDLNDKVIRGYLISLVGEEGLQMIEKMPEGEVTDEEIAEKTGILLNTVRRTLFILHENKFAICRRERDSNSGWLTYLWHLDFSDIEHQLMKEKKKLLRNLKTRLEFEENNVFYTCPQGCVRLLFDEATETEFLCPMCGEDLVFYDNSHFIKVLKKRVDALSSV from the coding sequence TTGGTCGATCTAAATGACAAGGTAATTAGAGGATATCTCATAAGCCTTGTAGGGGAAGAAGGGCTGCAGATGATAGAAAAAATGCCCGAAGGAGAGGTTACAGATGAAGAAATAGCGGAAAAGACCGGAATTCTGCTGAACACCGTGAGGAGAACGCTCTTCATACTACATGAGAATAAATTTGCAATCTGCCGCAGGGAGAGAGATTCAAACAGCGGATGGTTAACATACCTCTGGCACCTGGACTTTTCTGATATAGAGCACCAGCTTATGAAGGAGAAGAAAAAATTGCTCCGAAACCTGAAAACTCGCCTTGAATTCGAAGAAAATAATGTTTTCTATACGTGCCCTCAGGGCTGTGTTCGCCTCCTCTTTGACGAAGCTACGGAAACCGAATTTCTCTGCCCTATGTGTGGAGAAGACCTGGTTTTCTACGACAATTCACACTTTATAAAGGTCCTGAAGAAACGCGTAGATGCCCTTAGTTCAGTATGA
- a CDS encoding ATP-grasp domain-containing protein, giving the protein MQNILVIGFSTRNVVCSARRAGYTVCSIDAFRDLDLQECAYKSALLEYRTVEELHQLDTSRIKAQMSEFGIEFDAIVPGSGLEMLGHKDIPCPVLASSPDAMQKASDKLYLSKRLEALGIPHPRCYSPEELDTIEYPVMIKPVSGGGGIFNRVAQNKQELLSSLGELHKHNSELTEKTVIIQEFLEGIPSSVSLLSTKNEALSVAVNEQLIGVPWLSRLPFAYCGNITPFKTDQAEEMEALAEELVLEFRLLGSNGVDFLVSKNGPSVLEINPRFQGSLDTVEKAMNINIFEAHVGCFRGDLPEKPKAKGFAARGVIYSDRELFIDEKLMHLILREKGADIPCQGTVVEPDGPLTSLFACTSTREEAVLSLKRGTDRIKAFIKNQTEGKVPGFTKHVVSQA; this is encoded by the coding sequence ATGCAGAATATCCTTGTGATCGGATTTAGCACCAGGAACGTTGTATGCTCCGCAAGGCGGGCTGGATATACGGTCTGCTCTATAGATGCTTTCCGTGATCTTGACCTGCAGGAATGTGCATATAAATCTGCACTTCTGGAGTACAGAACCGTAGAAGAACTGCACCAGCTCGACACTTCCCGGATAAAAGCCCAGATGTCTGAATTCGGGATTGAATTTGATGCCATTGTTCCGGGTTCAGGACTGGAGATGCTTGGCCATAAGGATATTCCATGCCCTGTACTTGCCAGCAGCCCGGATGCCATGCAGAAGGCTTCAGACAAACTGTATCTTTCAAAAAGGCTTGAAGCCCTCGGAATCCCTCACCCGCGCTGCTATTCTCCAGAGGAACTGGATACAATAGAATATCCGGTCATGATCAAGCCCGTTTCAGGCGGAGGAGGAATCTTCAACCGGGTTGCTCAAAACAAACAGGAGCTTTTAAGTAGTCTCGGAGAATTACACAAACATAATTCCGAGCTTACTGAAAAAACGGTTATTATTCAGGAATTTTTGGAAGGGATACCTTCAAGTGTTTCCTTGCTCTCTACAAAGAACGAGGCTCTTTCGGTAGCTGTGAACGAACAGTTAATAGGAGTACCCTGGCTTTCGAGGCTGCCTTTTGCTTATTGTGGAAACATAACACCATTCAAGACCGATCAGGCTGAGGAAATGGAAGCCCTTGCTGAAGAATTGGTGCTTGAATTCAGGCTCCTTGGCTCAAACGGTGTGGACTTCCTGGTTTCGAAAAATGGACCCTCAGTACTTGAGATAAACCCGAGGTTTCAGGGAAGTCTTGACACTGTCGAGAAAGCAATGAATATTAACATTTTTGAGGCTCATGTCGGCTGCTTCAGAGGAGATCTTCCTGAGAAACCCAAAGCTAAAGGTTTTGCTGCAAGAGGAGTAATTTATTCAGATCGAGAGCTTTTTATAGACGAAAAGCTCATGCACCTCATTCTGAGGGAAAAAGGCGCTGACATTCCATGCCAAGGAACCGTTGTAGAGCCTGATGGACCTCTTACTTCCCTGTTCGCGTGCACCTCTACCAGAGAAGAAGCAGTCCTGTCGCTTAAAAGAGGGACAGATAGAATAAAGGCTTTTATCAAAAACCAGACGGAAGGAAAAGTACCTGGATTTACTAAGCACGTTGTAAGTCAGGCTTAA
- a CDS encoding 60S ribosomal export protein NMD3: MNFITCPRCGRECYRLFDSVCRDCFFETFKLIELPHVLHARICPACGAHLHRSRWENIGSIEDVVLKAVENALFIHNEAGDVEIYMEPREITPYIYRVRAEVDALVREEPVHAEAETEVRIQRTACDMCSRESGRYFEAIIQIRAAGRFPTEGEKSRCMAIAREAMESMKKKGDRLAFISETLEQKEGLDLYMGSMNASRQVCRLITSELGGSFSESPTLVGMKDGRNLYRITFSMRLPEFRPGDVIRFRGKIIQIKSSGKKVNGISLENGSRFISTPEELKGAEKIGNIKDAVLTVLVSIEDSAILVLDPETYETVAIKKPMSLNAEAGSEIPVLKTSYGIFALTQSEIPQAK, translated from the coding sequence ATGAATTTCATCACATGCCCCAGATGCGGCAGAGAATGTTACAGGCTGTTTGACTCAGTTTGCAGGGACTGTTTTTTTGAGACTTTCAAACTGATTGAATTGCCTCATGTACTCCATGCAAGGATATGTCCAGCTTGTGGAGCGCACCTTCATAGAAGCCGTTGGGAAAATATCGGTAGCATTGAAGATGTGGTTCTGAAGGCTGTAGAAAATGCCCTTTTCATCCACAATGAAGCCGGAGACGTGGAGATCTACATGGAGCCCAGAGAAATTACACCCTATATTTACCGGGTGAGAGCCGAAGTCGATGCCTTAGTCCGGGAAGAGCCTGTGCATGCCGAAGCTGAGACCGAGGTAAGGATTCAGCGAACAGCCTGTGATATGTGCAGCAGGGAATCCGGAAGATACTTTGAAGCCATTATCCAGATCAGAGCGGCAGGCAGGTTTCCTACTGAAGGAGAGAAAAGCCGCTGCATGGCTATAGCCAGGGAAGCCATGGAGAGCATGAAAAAAAAGGGTGACCGTCTGGCGTTCATAAGTGAGACTCTGGAGCAAAAAGAGGGACTTGACCTGTATATGGGTTCCATGAATGCCAGCAGGCAGGTCTGCAGGCTAATCACCTCCGAACTTGGGGGCAGCTTCTCCGAATCTCCTACCCTTGTGGGAATGAAAGATGGAAGAAATCTTTACAGAATTACTTTCTCAATGCGGCTTCCCGAATTCAGACCAGGAGATGTAATCAGGTTCAGAGGAAAAATTATCCAGATCAAAAGCTCAGGAAAAAAAGTTAACGGGATTTCCCTTGAGAATGGCTCCCGATTTATCTCAACCCCTGAAGAATTGAAAGGAGCAGAGAAAATCGGTAACATTAAGGACGCGGTTTTAACAGTGCTTGTTTCAATCGAGGACAGCGCCATTCTTGTGCTTGATCCTGAAACATATGAGACCGTTGCCATAAAGAAGCCGATGTCTCTCAATGCCGAAGCAGGGAGCGAGATCCCTGTCCTGAAAACCTCATATGGGATCTTTGCACTGACACAATCCGAGATTCCGCAGGCAAAATAA
- the acsC gene encoding acetyl-CoA decarbonylase/synthase complex subunit gamma has product MKINSPLEAYKYLPQTNCGECGEATCMAFASKLIDRSGKPTQCPPLVKEKKFAKKLAELERLLAPEIREITIGVGDRAVKIGGDDVLYRHKLTFFNKTKMFYDVTDTMDEAALLERTKKVADFRKFYVGRNLLLDGVAIRSVSNDPEKFAAAVKKVSEVGIPMILCSFNPAVLKAGLEVAKDKNPLIYAANKDNWKEVGELALEYNVPVVVSAFNDLDGLKTLAKTFAEAGIKDIVLDPGTYPSGQGLKDSFTNFLKIRRAGIMGDTEIAYPIMALPITAWMAGISDPVSAAYWETAMAAIFTIRYGDIMILHSLEPYATLPEVHLAETIYTDPRTPVAVDSKMYKVGEPDENSPVLFTTNFALTYYTVESDLSSNGITCWLLAVDTDGIGVEAAAAGGQLTADKVKDAFEKSGFDLKKDVTHNTVIIPGLAARLQGDLEDKLGARVLVGPMDSGRLPGWFEKNWPPKQ; this is encoded by the coding sequence ATGAAAATAAACAGCCCATTAGAAGCTTACAAGTACCTCCCGCAGACCAACTGTGGAGAATGTGGTGAAGCAACCTGTATGGCTTTTGCTTCCAAACTGATCGACAGATCCGGCAAGCCAACACAGTGCCCGCCTCTCGTTAAAGAGAAGAAGTTTGCCAAGAAGCTTGCAGAGCTTGAGAGGCTCCTCGCCCCTGAAATTCGCGAAATTACAATCGGTGTCGGCGACAGAGCGGTCAAGATTGGTGGCGACGATGTGCTTTACCGTCACAAACTGACCTTCTTCAACAAGACGAAGATGTTCTACGATGTGACGGACACGATGGATGAGGCTGCACTTCTCGAGAGGACAAAGAAGGTCGCTGACTTCAGGAAGTTTTATGTCGGGCGAAACCTGCTGCTTGACGGTGTAGCAATCAGGTCAGTATCCAATGATCCTGAAAAGTTTGCAGCAGCTGTCAAGAAGGTTTCAGAAGTAGGCATACCCATGATCCTCTGTTCCTTCAACCCTGCAGTTCTTAAAGCTGGACTTGAGGTAGCAAAGGATAAGAATCCACTGATTTACGCTGCAAACAAGGACAACTGGAAGGAAGTAGGGGAACTTGCCCTTGAGTACAATGTGCCTGTGGTAGTTTCAGCTTTCAATGATCTTGATGGTCTCAAGACTCTTGCAAAGACCTTTGCAGAAGCAGGCATTAAAGATATTGTCCTTGACCCAGGAACCTATCCAAGCGGTCAGGGTCTGAAAGACAGCTTTACCAACTTCCTGAAGATAAGAAGAGCAGGCATTATGGGAGACACCGAGATCGCATACCCGATCATGGCTCTGCCGATTACCGCCTGGATGGCCGGGATTTCTGACCCAGTCAGTGCCGCATACTGGGAAACCGCGATGGCTGCCATCTTCACTATCAGGTACGGCGACATTATGATTCTCCACAGCCTGGAGCCATATGCCACCCTGCCTGAAGTGCACCTTGCTGAGACAATCTACACAGACCCAAGGACTCCTGTAGCTGTTGACTCAAAGATGTACAAGGTAGGAGAGCCGGACGAGAACTCCCCTGTGCTCTTTACAACAAACTTTGCTCTTACTTACTACACAGTCGAGAGCGACCTGTCCTCAAACGGCATCACCTGCTGGCTGCTTGCAGTTGACACCGATGGTATTGGTGTAGAAGCAGCCGCTGCCGGCGGTCAGCTGACTGCTGACAAAGTAAAGGATGCCTTTGAAAAGTCAGGCTTTGACCTCAAGAAAGATGTTACCCACAACACTGTAATTATTCCGGGTCTTGCTGCCCGTCTCCAGGGTGACCTTGAGGACAAACTCGGTGCAAGAGTCCTGGTCGGTCCAATGGACTCAGGAAGACTCCCAGGCTGGTTTGAGAAGAACTGGCCTCCAAAACAGTAA
- the cdhD gene encoding CO dehydrogenase/acetyl-CoA synthase subunit delta gives MAKKMKLSEITNMFAGMNVEALEGVTIEGDIEIDLGGLGGFDPMLAAALGQESAVLAQHFARIAGMFGYPVSVGAPAAAPAAVSPALAAPKLKDLIPAKFEFSNIEEWTTQVEEVPIGNTSADGGSRGKRILLGGEKALPFFPDAPMPNRNQVTIDVFDMRLGLAKAVKENYDDVMDNPGEWAKKNVEKFNADMITIHLISTDPLIKDTSPKDAAKTVEEVLQAVDVPIAIGGSGNPQKDPLVLAKAAEVAEGERCLLASASLNLDYAAIAEAALKYDHDVLSWTQLDMNAQKELNRKLMKQCNVPRDRIIMDPTTAALGYGLDYAYTNMERIRLAALMGDDELTFPMSSGTTNAWGARESWMVSSPLKEDSDWGPREYRGPIWEIITGLSLAIAGNDLFMMMHPTSVAVLKHMTQTLFGSIEAEPVDIANWIGAEV, from the coding sequence ATGGCAAAGAAAATGAAGTTATCCGAAATTACAAACATGTTCGCGGGCATGAATGTAGAAGCCCTCGAAGGTGTAACTATAGAAGGGGACATTGAGATTGATCTCGGTGGACTAGGCGGCTTTGACCCAATGCTTGCTGCTGCCCTCGGGCAGGAGAGTGCAGTACTTGCACAGCATTTCGCAAGAATTGCAGGAATGTTTGGATACCCTGTTAGTGTCGGTGCCCCAGCAGCTGCTCCTGCTGCAGTTTCCCCTGCTCTGGCAGCTCCCAAACTTAAGGATCTCATTCCAGCCAAGTTTGAATTCTCAAACATAGAGGAATGGACAACCCAGGTCGAGGAAGTCCCAATAGGCAACACCTCTGCAGACGGCGGAAGCCGTGGAAAGAGAATTTTACTCGGTGGTGAGAAAGCCCTTCCATTCTTCCCTGATGCTCCAATGCCAAACAGGAACCAGGTCACAATTGACGTTTTCGACATGAGGCTTGGGCTTGCAAAGGCTGTGAAGGAAAACTATGACGATGTTATGGATAATCCTGGAGAATGGGCAAAGAAGAACGTTGAGAAATTCAACGCTGACATGATTACTATTCACCTGATTTCAACCGACCCGCTCATCAAGGACACATCCCCCAAAGATGCAGCTAAGACAGTCGAAGAGGTTCTGCAGGCTGTTGATGTGCCAATAGCAATTGGTGGATCAGGAAACCCACAGAAAGACCCACTGGTTCTTGCAAAAGCAGCAGAAGTCGCTGAAGGAGAGCGCTGCCTCCTTGCATCTGCAAGCCTGAACCTGGACTACGCTGCAATCGCAGAGGCTGCATTAAAATACGATCACGATGTCCTTTCCTGGACTCAGCTGGACATGAACGCCCAGAAGGAACTGAACAGGAAACTTATGAAGCAGTGCAACGTGCCAAGAGACAGAATTATAATGGACCCAACCACTGCAGCCCTCGGTTATGGTCTGGACTATGCTTACACCAACATGGAGCGTATCCGCCTTGCAGCCCTCATGGGTGACGATGAACTGACCTTCCCGATGTCATCAGGTACTACAAACGCATGGGGTGCACGTGAATCCTGGATGGTTAGCTCACCATTGAAGGAAGATTCTGACTGGGGACCCAGAGAATACAGAGGTCCAATCTGGGAAATCATTACAGGTCTGTCCCTTGCAATTGCAGGAAACGACCTCTTCATGATGATGCACCCAACCTCAGTTGCTGTCCTGAAACACATGACTCAGACACTCTTTGGCTCAATTGAGGCAGAGCCCGTTGATATCGCTAACTGGATTGGAGCGGAGGTGTAA
- a CDS encoding ATP-binding protein — protein sequence MTRVIAITGKGGTGKTAVAALLIRYLSKKGKFLLAVDADADTNLPETLGCEDVKTVGEVKEYLQAEITKPKPDNPDMNKESILKSKVYEIIEEMPGYDLLVMGRPEGSGCYCYVNNLLRGIMDKLITNYDVVIIDAEAGLEHFSRKIIRDIDDLIVVTDASRRGFRTAERIRELVEELDSNIGRIHVIANKVTDANREELIKLAEDLKLNMIGMIPLDPKIEEMDIKGIPLFKIPDDSIAAVEIESIVKKLGF from the coding sequence GCTACCTTTCCAAAAAAGGGAAGTTTCTGCTGGCAGTAGATGCAGATGCAGATACAAACCTGCCTGAAACCCTTGGATGTGAGGATGTAAAAACTGTCGGGGAGGTAAAAGAGTATTTACAGGCTGAAATTACAAAACCAAAGCCTGACAATCCCGATATGAATAAGGAATCGATACTTAAGAGCAAGGTCTATGAGATCATTGAAGAAATGCCTGGTTATGATCTCCTGGTTATGGGTAGGCCAGAAGGCTCAGGGTGTTACTGCTATGTAAACAATCTGCTAAGAGGCATAATGGATAAACTGATCACAAACTATGATGTGGTTATCATTGATGCGGAAGCAGGACTTGAGCACTTCAGCCGAAAAATTATCAGGGATATCGATGATCTCATCGTCGTAACTGACGCCTCAAGAAGAGGGTTCAGGACTGCGGAAAGAATTCGTGAGCTTGTAGAAGAACTGGACTCAAATATTGGAAGAATTCACGTTATTGCAAACAAGGTTACAGATGCTAACCGAGAAGAGCTAATCAAACTGGCAGAGGATCTGAAACTTAATATGATAGGTATGATCCCGCTCGACCCTAAAATCGAGGAAATGGATATAAAGGGCATACCTCTCTTTAAGATACCGGATGATTCAATTGCTGCAGTCGAAATTGAAAGTATAGTAAAAAAACTGGGATTCTAA